A stretch of Nonomuraea africana DNA encodes these proteins:
- a CDS encoding serine hydrolase domain-containing protein, with protein MRSSQGRTRGILVRLAVAGLLVFPVCAGVVGNAGATTPASVLPAQLSVASVFFPSSQQTDFPELTPAVTGRLDTAVRQVMRETQAPGVIVGLSAPGKGAYVRAFGVADKATGAAMSPDMYLRIGSETKTFTVTALLQLVDQGKVGLDDPIATYVDGVPNGDRITLRDLAGMRSGLFNYSDDEGFSKALTADPERSFTPQQLLAYSFKHPVQFQPGEEFQYSNTNIVLVGLVVEQAGGLPLHDFIQKNVLEPAGLSHTVFPTDATFPNPHANGYTNQTASGSVEDATDWNPSWGWAAGAMISNLQDLRTWARVLATGTLLAPKTQAERLRTVPTSIPGAGYGLGIFNVQGWIGHNGSLPGYQSLTVYLPEEQATLVVLVNTDIVHDGKEPGTLFGQAVTRIVTPDHVFNLPGRAPSLSPQPSKPPTSDGD; from the coding sequence ATGAGGTCGTCACAGGGACGTACGCGCGGAATCCTCGTCAGGTTGGCCGTGGCCGGTCTGCTGGTCTTTCCGGTGTGCGCCGGGGTCGTCGGGAACGCCGGCGCTACGACGCCCGCGAGCGTTCTCCCCGCCCAGCTCTCCGTAGCCTCCGTGTTCTTCCCCTCGTCTCAGCAGACGGACTTCCCCGAACTGACCCCCGCCGTCACGGGGCGCCTCGACACCGCGGTCCGGCAGGTCATGCGCGAGACCCAGGCGCCCGGCGTCATCGTGGGCCTGTCGGCGCCCGGCAAGGGGGCGTACGTGCGCGCCTTCGGCGTCGCCGACAAGGCGACCGGTGCCGCGATGAGTCCGGACATGTACCTGCGGATCGGCAGCGAGACCAAGACCTTCACCGTGACCGCCCTGCTCCAACTCGTCGACCAGGGAAAGGTCGGCCTGGACGACCCGATCGCCACGTACGTCGACGGAGTACCCAACGGCGACCGCATCACCCTGCGCGACCTCGCGGGCATGCGCAGCGGACTGTTCAACTACAGCGACGACGAAGGGTTCTCCAAGGCCCTCACCGCCGACCCCGAACGATCCTTCACCCCCCAGCAGCTGCTGGCCTACTCCTTCAAGCATCCGGTGCAGTTCCAGCCCGGCGAGGAGTTCCAGTACTCCAACACCAACATCGTTCTGGTGGGCCTCGTGGTGGAGCAGGCCGGCGGCCTGCCGCTGCACGATTTCATCCAGAAGAACGTCCTGGAGCCGGCCGGCCTGAGCCACACCGTCTTTCCGACCGACGCCACGTTCCCGAACCCCCACGCCAACGGCTACACCAACCAGACCGCCTCGGGCTCGGTCGAGGACGCCACGGACTGGAACCCCTCCTGGGGCTGGGCCGCGGGAGCGATGATCTCCAACCTTCAGGACCTGCGCACCTGGGCCCGCGTCCTCGCCACCGGCACCCTGCTGGCCCCCAAGACGCAGGCCGAACGCCTCAGGACGGTCCCGACGTCCATCCCGGGTGCCGGGTATGGGCTCGGCATCTTCAACGTGCAGGGCTGGATCGGGCACAACGGCTCACTGCCCGGCTACCAGTCGCTGACGGTGTACCTGCCCGAGGAGCAGGCGACGCTGGTCGTCCTGGTCAACACGGACATCGTGCACGACGGCAAGGAGCCCGGCACGCTCTTCGGGCAGGCCGTCACGCGCATCGTGACCCCGGACCACGTATTCAACCTGCCCGGCCGGGCGCCGTCTCTCAGCCCGCAGCCGTCCAAGCCGCCGACCAGCGACGGCGATTGA
- a CDS encoding beta-N-acetylglucosaminidase domain-containing protein has product MASSLITPATAHAEAVEIYPTPQQVTARDDGFPLSPVVGLVRTTRSDPQAEAVVRQALQAAGVKRVETTDGADPKTPVTLWLGGGSDKLGVAGPEGLPAEGYVLAAGESESGKHVALDGVDADGTYYAALTFAQLIQRRQGNDRVPGVVVRDWPSMAYRGSIEGFYGTPWSHQDRLDHLDYLGAHRMNTYQYAPKDDPYHRDRWRDPYPQDKLAQLGELIGRARANRVDFTFAISPGLSICYTSADDVNKLLAKFEAIYSLGGRSFNVALDDIDPNRWNCEGDRAKYAAKGPGWAQTDLLNTVQAWVRGKGDVAPLQTVPTEYYNATETPYKKAFRDNLDAEVIVHWTGWGVVPTVILKREAAEARAVFGHKILVWDNYPVNDYAPGRLLIAPYTGRENGLSESLVGIISNPMNQAAVSKISLYSFGEFGWNDRAYDAEQSWLRALAERADGDAATVQALRDFADLNTLDGTLHTKQSPVLAAAIAKGEGLRELAERYAKAPDLIERGVPDQAFLDEAKSWLDATRLWTKALVRSLDLLEEVRADDGAGALAIRAEITKLVADAKAIRDVRQPHSTTFPKIGDGVLDRFVTDALKVYDAWIGVGSGRATASSTLGVYSGYGPELMADGNLDTFYWSPSSPRTGDAISLDLGSVKPIGDIAVLMGKPSSPNDYIRSGVLEYSLDGQSWNRLTSGSTAEVRARAPEGTLARYVRYRSAGAQDYWLVVREFTVATLGDAETRLTASGAPAGDLAATVDGNLDTVYTAATAPAEGEALQVALSRPRLIDKVVVIGSGAAEVQVRTDGQWKGVGALTGAYTELDVTDLTGDAVRLAWTAGGAKPQIAEIVPRYADVPAAELRVTPGTLVATAGQKATATVVLSSQLARPVAETLTVSAPEGWTVSPDRKDVTVPRGGQVAVPFEITPPAGAAGRTEKLSFTFGAVTQELQAVVHRPVSADNLAKGRPATASSVEGGTVFDPAKAVDGDARTRWSSRAADGEWFQVELAEPVDVGKVVLRWEAAYGAAYRVEVSADGTTWTRAAEVSAGDGGVDEVWIDSPNSTRFVRMQGVRRATRYGYSLWEVEIHRAA; this is encoded by the coding sequence ATGGCTTCTTCGCTGATCACCCCCGCTACGGCGCACGCCGAGGCCGTCGAGATCTATCCGACTCCACAGCAGGTCACCGCCCGAGACGACGGCTTCCCTCTCTCCCCGGTCGTCGGACTGGTCCGTACCACCCGCAGCGACCCCCAGGCCGAGGCCGTCGTACGGCAGGCGCTCCAGGCGGCGGGCGTGAAGCGCGTCGAGACGACGGACGGCGCGGACCCCAAGACCCCCGTCACGCTCTGGCTCGGCGGCGGCTCCGACAAGCTGGGCGTGGCCGGGCCTGAAGGGCTGCCCGCCGAGGGCTACGTGCTGGCGGCGGGGGAGAGCGAGAGCGGCAAGCATGTCGCGCTCGACGGCGTCGACGCCGACGGCACCTACTACGCCGCGCTCACCTTCGCCCAGCTCATCCAGCGGCGTCAGGGCAACGACCGGGTGCCGGGCGTGGTCGTGCGCGACTGGCCCTCGATGGCCTACCGCGGCTCGATCGAGGGCTTCTACGGCACGCCGTGGTCGCACCAGGACCGGCTCGACCATCTCGACTACCTCGGCGCGCACCGGATGAACACCTACCAGTACGCGCCCAAGGACGACCCGTACCACCGGGACAGGTGGCGGGACCCGTACCCGCAGGACAAGCTGGCGCAGCTCGGCGAGCTGATCGGCCGCGCCAGGGCGAACAGGGTGGACTTCACGTTCGCGATCTCGCCCGGCCTGTCGATCTGCTACACCTCGGCCGACGACGTGAACAAGCTGCTGGCCAAGTTCGAGGCGATCTACTCCCTCGGCGGCAGGTCGTTCAACGTCGCGCTCGACGACATCGACCCCAACCGGTGGAACTGCGAGGGCGACCGCGCGAAGTACGCGGCGAAGGGTCCAGGCTGGGCGCAGACCGACCTGCTCAACACCGTGCAGGCCTGGGTGCGCGGCAAGGGCGACGTCGCCCCGCTGCAGACCGTGCCGACCGAGTACTACAACGCCACGGAGACGCCCTACAAGAAGGCGTTCAGGGACAACCTCGACGCCGAGGTGATCGTCCACTGGACCGGGTGGGGCGTGGTGCCGACCGTGATCCTCAAGAGGGAGGCGGCCGAGGCCAGGGCGGTGTTCGGCCACAAGATCCTGGTCTGGGACAACTACCCGGTCAACGACTACGCCCCGGGCAGACTCCTGATCGCCCCCTACACCGGGCGGGAGAACGGCCTGTCGGAGAGCCTCGTCGGCATCATCTCCAACCCGATGAACCAGGCGGCGGTCAGCAAGATCTCGCTCTACTCCTTCGGCGAGTTCGGCTGGAACGACCGCGCCTACGACGCCGAGCAGTCGTGGCTGAGGGCGCTGGCCGAGCGGGCGGACGGCGACGCGGCGACCGTCCAGGCGCTGCGCGACTTCGCCGACCTCAACACCCTGGACGGCACCCTGCACACCAAGCAGTCGCCGGTGCTGGCCGCCGCGATCGCGAAGGGGGAGGGGCTGCGCGAGCTCGCCGAGAGGTACGCCAAGGCGCCCGACCTCATCGAGCGCGGCGTGCCCGACCAGGCCTTCCTCGACGAGGCCAAGTCGTGGCTGGACGCGACCAGGCTGTGGACGAAGGCGTTGGTCAGGTCGCTGGACCTGCTGGAGGAGGTCCGCGCCGACGACGGGGCGGGCGCGCTGGCGATCCGCGCCGAGATCACCAAGCTGGTCGCCGACGCCAAGGCCATCAGGGACGTGCGGCAGCCGCACTCCACCACCTTCCCCAAGATCGGCGACGGCGTCCTCGACAGGTTCGTCACCGACGCGCTCAAGGTGTACGACGCCTGGATCGGGGTCGGCTCGGGCCGCGCCACCGCCTCCAGCACGCTCGGCGTCTACTCCGGGTACGGACCCGAGCTGATGGCCGACGGCAACCTCGACACCTTCTACTGGAGTCCGTCGTCGCCGCGCACCGGCGACGCGATCAGCCTCGACCTCGGCTCGGTGAAACCCATCGGCGACATCGCGGTGCTGATGGGCAAGCCCTCGAGCCCGAACGACTACATTCGCTCGGGCGTCCTGGAGTACTCCCTCGACGGCCAGTCCTGGAACCGGCTGACCAGCGGCAGCACCGCCGAGGTGCGGGCCAGGGCGCCCGAGGGCACGCTCGCCCGCTACGTCCGCTACCGCTCGGCGGGCGCGCAGGACTACTGGCTGGTCGTGCGGGAGTTCACCGTCGCCACGCTGGGTGACGCCGAGACCAGGCTGACCGCGAGCGGCGCCCCCGCGGGCGACCTGGCCGCCACGGTCGACGGCAACCTGGACACCGTCTACACGGCCGCGACCGCGCCCGCCGAGGGCGAGGCGCTGCAGGTCGCGCTGTCACGGCCGCGACTGATCGACAAGGTGGTCGTCATCGGCTCGGGAGCCGCCGAGGTGCAGGTCAGGACCGACGGGCAGTGGAAGGGCGTCGGCGCCCTCACGGGCGCCTACACCGAGCTGGACGTCACCGACCTGACGGGCGACGCCGTACGGCTGGCCTGGACGGCGGGCGGCGCCAAGCCGCAGATCGCCGAGATCGTGCCGCGCTACGCCGACGTGCCGGCCGCCGAGCTGCGGGTCACCCCCGGCACGCTGGTTGCCACGGCGGGGCAGAAGGCCACCGCGACGGTCGTGCTGAGCTCCCAGCTGGCCAGGCCGGTCGCCGAGACGCTCACGGTGTCCGCGCCCGAGGGGTGGACGGTCTCGCCCGACCGGAAGGACGTCACCGTGCCGCGCGGCGGCCAGGTGGCCGTGCCCTTCGAGATCACCCCGCCGGCGGGCGCGGCGGGCCGTACCGAGAAGCTGTCGTTCACGTTCGGCGCGGTGACGCAGGAGCTCCAGGCGGTCGTCCACCGGCCGGTGTCGGCGGACAATCTCGCCAAGGGCAGGCCCGCCACCGCCTCCAGCGTGGAGGGCGGCACGGTCTTCGACCCGGCCAAGGCCGTGGACGGCGACGCCAGGACCCGATGGTCGTCCAGGGCCGCCGACGGCGAGTGGTTCCAGGTGGAGCTCGCCGAGCCCGTCGACGTCGGCAAGGTCGTGCTGCGCTGGGAGGCCGCCTACGGCGCGGCCTACCGGGTCGAGGTGTCGGCCGACGGCACCACCTGGACGCGCGCGGCCGAGGTGAGCGCGGGTGACGGTGGCGTCGACGAGGTGTGGATCGACTCGCCCAACAGCACCAGGTTCGTCCGGATGCAGGGCGTACGGCGCGCCACCCGCTACGGCTACTCCCTGTGGGAGGTGGAGATCCACCGGGCCGCCTGA
- a CDS encoding alpha-L-fucosidase yields the protein MIGSIIPARPLKKAMALAAAAVLAMGAAVAPPDHYEPTVESLNSHPTPRWFEDAKFGVFIHWGAYSVPAWGPRGSYAEWYWNYLNSSGSATNRHHRDTYGTGFDYDRFVDQWKAEKFDPADWVKLFNDAGAKYFVLTSKHHEGVSLWDSRVSGRDTVELGPKRDLSGELFAAAHRDGKLKTGFYYSLYEWYNPSYTGRPARNPYTGAEIPYTGAPQVADYVGDYMLPQMRELIDGYDPDIIWCDGQWEKPASYWKTAGVIADYYNKALRSGKEVAVANRCKIESGNLDSTELDFQTPEYTVKADIDANKWEASRGIAHSYGYNQNEPESDYLTSDQLVDSLVDIVSKNGNLLLDIGPRADGTIPSLMRERLLDIGDWLKVNGEAIYGTTYWNHAEEKGGGDDVRYTVKDGALYATALAWPGEELTLGADVPADHSTRVTLLGSDGAPLAWHRDGQGRFVVKTPQEQGRHAYVFKITTPGVNTLLRASTDLPDEIAEGRTVTGTLTLTNTGATQAPVTELAASAPSGWTVTPAATRVDPLAPGESATIPLTVTAPAGAEAGRHEVAFALRTGRMATTVRHPLTVNLPNLSLGRPATQKSTGYDAPAGRAVDGNTDGAFFGGSVTHTAEPERQAWWQVDLGESAALSGVDIWNRTDCCGDRLKDFWVLASDQPITADGLEEARSAPGVTAVHVAAQAGRPSRIALPEGTRGRYVRVQLASTNNPLSLAEVQVRGRISN from the coding sequence GTGATCGGATCTATCATCCCGGCCCGGCCGCTGAAGAAGGCCATGGCACTGGCGGCGGCGGCCGTCCTGGCCATGGGGGCCGCGGTGGCGCCCCCCGATCACTACGAGCCGACGGTCGAGTCGCTCAACAGCCATCCCACCCCGCGCTGGTTCGAGGACGCCAAGTTCGGCGTCTTCATCCACTGGGGCGCCTACTCGGTGCCCGCGTGGGGGCCGCGCGGCAGCTACGCCGAGTGGTACTGGAACTACCTGAACTCCAGCGGCAGCGCCACCAACAGGCACCACCGCGACACCTACGGCACGGGCTTCGACTACGACCGCTTCGTCGACCAGTGGAAGGCGGAGAAGTTCGACCCCGCCGACTGGGTGAAGCTGTTCAACGACGCGGGCGCGAAGTACTTCGTGCTCACCTCCAAGCACCACGAGGGCGTCTCCCTGTGGGACAGCCGGGTCAGCGGGCGCGACACCGTGGAGCTGGGCCCGAAGCGCGATCTGTCCGGTGAGCTGTTCGCCGCCGCCCACCGGGACGGCAAGCTGAAGACCGGCTTCTACTACTCGCTCTACGAGTGGTACAACCCCTCCTACACCGGCAGGCCGGCCCGCAACCCCTACACCGGCGCCGAGATCCCCTACACCGGCGCGCCCCAGGTCGCCGACTACGTGGGCGACTACATGCTGCCCCAGATGCGCGAGCTGATCGACGGCTACGACCCCGACATCATCTGGTGCGACGGCCAGTGGGAGAAGCCCGCCTCGTACTGGAAGACCGCGGGAGTCATCGCCGACTATTACAACAAGGCGCTCAGGAGCGGCAAGGAGGTGGCCGTCGCCAACCGGTGCAAGATCGAGAGCGGCAACCTCGACAGCACCGAGCTGGACTTCCAGACCCCTGAGTACACCGTCAAGGCCGACATCGACGCCAACAAGTGGGAGGCCAGCAGGGGCATCGCGCACTCCTACGGCTACAACCAGAACGAGCCCGAGTCCGACTACCTCACCTCCGACCAGCTCGTGGACTCCCTCGTCGACATCGTCAGCAAGAACGGCAACCTGCTCCTCGACATCGGCCCGCGCGCCGACGGCACGATCCCCTCGCTGATGCGCGAGCGCCTGCTCGACATCGGCGACTGGCTGAAGGTCAACGGCGAGGCGATCTACGGCACCACCTACTGGAACCACGCCGAGGAGAAGGGGGGCGGCGACGACGTCCGCTACACCGTCAAGGACGGCGCGCTCTACGCCACCGCGCTGGCCTGGCCGGGCGAGGAGCTCACGCTCGGCGCCGACGTGCCCGCCGACCACTCCACCAGGGTCACGCTGCTCGGCTCGGACGGGGCGCCGCTGGCCTGGCACCGCGACGGGCAGGGCCGCTTCGTGGTGAAGACGCCGCAGGAGCAGGGCAGGCACGCCTACGTCTTCAAGATCACCACGCCGGGGGTGAACACGCTGCTCAGGGCGTCCACCGACCTTCCCGACGAGATCGCCGAGGGCCGGACCGTCACCGGCACCCTCACCCTCACCAACACCGGCGCCACGCAGGCGCCCGTCACGGAGCTGGCGGCGAGCGCTCCCTCCGGCTGGACGGTCACCCCCGCCGCCACGCGCGTCGATCCCCTCGCGCCGGGGGAGAGCGCCACGATCCCCCTGACGGTCACCGCTCCGGCGGGCGCCGAGGCCGGCCGGCACGAGGTCGCCTTCGCCCTGCGCACGGGCCGGATGGCCACGACCGTGCGGCACCCGCTGACCGTCAACCTGCCGAACCTCTCGCTCGGCAGGCCCGCCACGCAGAAGAGCACCGGCTACGACGCGCCCGCGGGACGCGCCGTCGACGGCAACACCGACGGCGCCTTCTTCGGGGGCTCGGTCACCCACACCGCCGAACCCGAGCGGCAGGCGTGGTGGCAGGTGGATCTCGGGGAGTCGGCCGCGCTCTCGGGCGTGGACATCTGGAACAGGACCGACTGCTGCGGAGACAGGTTGAAGGACTTCTGGGTGCTCGCCTCCGACCAGCCGATCACCGCAGACGGACTGGAGGAGGCGCGCTCGGCTCCAGGGGTCACGGCGGTGCACGTGGCGGCCCAGGCCGGCCGGCCCTCGCGGATCGCGCTGCCCGAGGGCACACGGGGTCGGTACGTGCGCGTGCAACTGGCCTCCACGAACAACCCGCTGTCACTGGCCGAGGTCCAGGTCCGCGGCCGCATCTCCAACTGA
- a CDS encoding NAD(P)-dependent oxidoreductase, producing MGFIGLGVMGQPMALNLARAGTALVVWNRTTARCEPLRAAGAKVAASPAEVFKRARVVVLMLANGAAIDSALGRGTPEFGTNVAGHTIVHMGTTSPDYSRGLESDVHAAGGGYVEAPVSGSRKPAEAGQLVAMLAGGRAAVEVVRPRLLPMCHETFTCGPVPNALLMKLSVNLFLITMVTGLTEAFHFADRHGLDRRQFLAVLDAGPMASGVSRMKAPKLLARDFAVQAAVRDVLMNNQLIADAARESRLASPLLDVCHALFRETVALGHGGSDMVAVLHALEARTDAAPRPARSSP from the coding sequence ATGGGTTTCATCGGGCTCGGCGTCATGGGGCAGCCCATGGCGCTCAACCTCGCTCGGGCCGGGACGGCGCTCGTCGTGTGGAACCGCACCACCGCCAGGTGCGAACCGCTGCGCGCGGCGGGCGCGAAGGTGGCGGCGAGCCCCGCCGAGGTCTTCAAGCGCGCCAGGGTCGTCGTCCTCATGCTGGCAAACGGCGCCGCCATCGACTCCGCCCTGGGCCGTGGCACACCGGAGTTCGGGACGAACGTCGCGGGGCACACGATCGTCCACATGGGGACGACCTCGCCCGACTACTCGCGCGGGCTCGAATCCGACGTCCACGCGGCCGGTGGCGGCTACGTCGAAGCCCCCGTCTCCGGCTCCCGCAAGCCGGCGGAGGCGGGACAGCTCGTGGCGATGCTGGCCGGCGGGCGGGCGGCCGTGGAGGTGGTGCGCCCGCGGCTCCTGCCGATGTGCCACGAGACGTTCACCTGCGGCCCGGTCCCGAACGCGCTGCTGATGAAGCTCTCGGTGAACCTCTTCCTGATCACCATGGTCACCGGGCTCACCGAGGCGTTCCACTTCGCCGACCGCCACGGACTGGACCGGCGGCAGTTCCTGGCCGTCCTCGACGCCGGTCCCATGGCCAGCGGCGTCTCCCGGATGAAGGCGCCCAAGCTGCTCGCCCGTGACTTCGCGGTGCAGGCGGCGGTCAGGGACGTCCTGATGAACAACCAGCTGATCGCCGACGCGGCCAGGGAGTCGAGGCTCGCCTCGCCCCTGCTGGACGTCTGCCACGCGCTCTTCCGCGAGACCGTGGCGCTGGGACACGGCGGGTCCGACATGGTGGCCGTCCTCCACGCCCTCGAGGCCCGAACCGACGCCGCCCCACGTCCCGCGCGGTCCTCGCCATAA
- a CDS encoding GNAT family N-acetyltransferase produces MFIRKATETDADQIGDVFLAARAQMAYLPRLHTDEETRWWISNVVLPSHEVWVASRGARVAGFAALREEWLEHLYVAPSAQGSGIGAALLDRAKHARPRLDLHVFQANEGAIRFYERHGFTLAGTGDDNEESLPDAHYRWESST; encoded by the coding sequence GTGTTCATCCGTAAGGCAACAGAGACCGACGCCGACCAGATCGGCGATGTCTTCCTCGCCGCCCGCGCTCAGATGGCGTACCTGCCCCGCCTGCACACCGACGAGGAGACCCGCTGGTGGATCTCCAACGTCGTCCTGCCCTCGCACGAGGTGTGGGTGGCGTCGCGGGGCGCTCGGGTCGCGGGGTTCGCCGCGCTGCGGGAGGAGTGGCTGGAGCACCTGTACGTGGCCCCCTCCGCCCAGGGCTCCGGGATCGGCGCCGCCCTCCTCGACCGGGCCAAACACGCCAGACCCAGGCTCGACCTGCACGTCTTCCAGGCCAACGAGGGCGCCATCCGCTTCTACGAACGCCACGGCTTCACCCTGGCCGGAACCGGCGACGACAACGAGGAATCCCTCCCCGACGCCCACTACCGTTGGGAGAGCAGCACGTAG
- a CDS encoding TetR/AcrR family transcriptional regulator: protein MANPERSTELLWGSGSRGGLSLERIVRAAIELADAEGLAAVSMRRVAERLGFTTMSLYRHVPGKTELVDLMRDEVIGERAAAGVAPSGGWRAELEAWARAELALYQRHPWLVEASLSRRVPGPNAVAGFEWALEVVARTGLQPAEVVAVVTLVGGFVESAAQQMVRTARTERRTGVSEEEWWGARESLFQHMDRYPTLSRIYREGGYDAPLDPFEFGLQRVLDGIESLIGDEKRDETRCVVCGKAVDTAATGRPRDYCSRACQQRAYRMRKG from the coding sequence ATGGCGAATCCTGAGCGCAGCACCGAGCTGCTGTGGGGGTCGGGGTCCAGAGGCGGCCTCAGCCTGGAGCGGATCGTGCGGGCCGCGATCGAGCTGGCCGACGCCGAAGGGCTCGCCGCGGTCTCCATGCGCAGGGTCGCCGAACGGCTCGGCTTCACCACCATGTCGCTGTACCGGCACGTGCCGGGCAAGACGGAGCTGGTCGACCTCATGCGCGACGAGGTGATCGGCGAGCGGGCGGCCGCCGGCGTGGCGCCCTCCGGCGGCTGGCGGGCCGAGCTGGAGGCGTGGGCGCGCGCCGAGCTGGCGCTCTATCAGCGCCACCCATGGCTGGTCGAGGCGTCGCTCTCCCGGCGGGTGCCGGGGCCGAACGCGGTGGCGGGCTTCGAGTGGGCGCTGGAGGTGGTGGCGCGGACCGGCCTGCAGCCCGCGGAGGTGGTGGCCGTGGTCACCCTCGTCGGCGGGTTCGTCGAGAGCGCCGCCCAGCAGATGGTGCGCACCGCGCGGACCGAGCGGCGGACGGGTGTCAGCGAGGAGGAGTGGTGGGGCGCGCGCGAGTCGCTCTTCCAGCACATGGACCGGTATCCGACGCTGAGCCGCATCTACAGGGAGGGCGGATACGACGCGCCGCTCGACCCCTTCGAGTTCGGCCTGCAGCGGGTGCTCGACGGGATCGAGTCACTCATTGGTGACGAAAAGCGTGATGAAACCCGGTGTGTGGTGTGCGGAAAGGCCGTCGACACGGCCGCCACCGGCAGGCCCAGGGACTACTGCTCCCGCGCCTGCCAGCAACGCGCCTATCGGATGCGCAAGGGCTAG
- a CDS encoding right-handed parallel beta-helix repeat-containing protein: MLFVDPAGDDAGPGTLERPFATLERARAAARPGTVVSLRAGTHRLTEPFLLSAADSGVTYQAYGYGTAAQEPVVVSGGRRVTSWRRGDDGVHRAEVPGLATRQLYVSGRRAARAAIALDHRLTRTESGYVIDDPAPATWQGEVEFVYRGVYPWSEARCQVSRISGDERSTTVTMARPAFDWAIRLYHSIISWDGPGAGESNGADAPTSAENSPAFLTEGAFALSGAVLHYLPPPGEDLDEVVAPVLETLLHAKDVRDVALRGVTFADATWLRPSTPEGFLHYHGNGYYDGGELQTVTFAEGQGQVTVPGDAATMPGNVIFENASRVTLEGCRFTRLGGVALEFRGEGADNTLRDSVVDDVSGGGVVIGSGALRHRIENTHVHHIGRDYHGSPAILLSGTRDTVLSHNEIGDVPHAGIVVYEGRGAQVLDNLVHDTMQVLADGGGIYVSGSQGDSAESGALIRGNVVRDTITPYNFGLYTDYGAAWVTVQGNVVHRADAPVVLNVSPPLEHVTFTGNFWDADPGAAPEGVTLSGNTTLPEKAFDDDPAVAGIVANAGLLPGPSTARGR, encoded by the coding sequence ATGCTCTTCGTTGATCCGGCCGGTGACGACGCGGGCCCCGGCACGCTCGAGCGGCCGTTCGCGACACTGGAGCGGGCCAGGGCGGCGGCACGGCCGGGCACCGTGGTCAGTCTCAGGGCCGGAACCCACCGGCTCACCGAGCCGTTCCTGCTCTCGGCCGCCGACTCAGGCGTCACCTACCAGGCCTACGGCTACGGCACCGCCGCGCAGGAGCCGGTCGTGGTCAGCGGCGGCCGGCGGGTCACCAGCTGGCGCAGGGGCGACGACGGCGTCCATCGGGCCGAGGTGCCCGGTCTCGCCACCCGCCAGCTCTACGTCTCGGGACGGCGCGCCGCACGGGCGGCGATCGCCCTCGACCACCGCCTCACCAGGACCGAGAGCGGTTACGTCATCGACGACCCCGCGCCCGCCACCTGGCAGGGCGAGGTGGAGTTCGTCTACCGGGGCGTCTATCCCTGGTCCGAGGCCCGCTGCCAGGTGTCGCGGATCTCCGGCGACGAACGCTCGACCACGGTCACCATGGCGCGGCCCGCCTTCGACTGGGCCATCAGGCTCTACCACTCGATCATCTCCTGGGACGGCCCCGGCGCGGGAGAGTCGAACGGCGCCGACGCCCCGACCTCCGCCGAGAACAGCCCCGCGTTCCTCACCGAGGGCGCCTTCGCGCTGAGCGGCGCGGTCCTGCACTACCTGCCGCCGCCCGGCGAGGACCTCGACGAGGTGGTGGCGCCGGTGCTCGAGACACTGCTGCACGCCAAGGACGTGCGCGACGTCGCCCTCCGCGGCGTCACCTTCGCCGACGCGACCTGGCTGCGGCCCAGCACGCCCGAGGGGTTCCTGCACTACCACGGCAACGGCTACTACGACGGCGGCGAGCTCCAGACGGTCACCTTCGCCGAGGGCCAGGGGCAGGTCACCGTCCCTGGCGACGCCGCGACCATGCCCGGCAACGTGATCTTCGAGAACGCCTCGCGGGTCACGCTGGAGGGCTGCAGGTTCACCCGGCTGGGCGGGGTGGCGCTGGAGTTCCGCGGCGAGGGCGCGGACAACACCCTGCGCGACAGTGTGGTCGACGATGTGTCGGGCGGCGGCGTGGTCATCGGCTCGGGCGCGCTCCGCCACCGGATCGAGAACACCCACGTCCACCACATCGGGCGCGACTACCACGGCTCACCGGCCATCCTGCTGTCCGGCACCCGCGACACCGTCCTGTCTCACAACGAGATCGGCGACGTGCCGCACGCGGGCATCGTGGTCTACGAGGGGCGCGGCGCCCAGGTGCTCGACAACCTGGTGCACGACACGATGCAGGTGCTGGCCGACGGGGGCGGCATCTACGTGTCGGGCAGCCAGGGCGACTCGGCCGAGAGCGGCGCGCTGATCCGCGGCAACGTCGTCCGCGACACGATCACCCCCTACAACTTCGGCCTCTACACCGACTACGGGGCCGCGTGGGTCACCGTCCAGGGCAACGTCGTCCACCGGGCCGACGCCCCTGTGGTGCTGAACGTGTCGCCACCGCTGGAGCACGTGACCTTCACCGGCAACTTCTGGGACGCCGACCCGGGTGCGGCCCCCGAGGGCGTGACGCTCTCCGGCAACACGACGCTCCCCGAGAAGGCGTTCGACGACGATCCCGCGGTCGCCGGCATCGTGGCGAACGCGGGACTCCTGCCTGGGCCCTCGACAGCACGCGGTCGCTGA
- a CDS encoding ABC transporter permease subunit codes for MPAVFASARISVPASIIGALIAEWLATGEGIGAEILRAIGGFRYDRVWADIVVVTGVSILAYAVVGVVESLVLARFSDNP; via the coding sequence ATGCCGGCCGTGTTCGCCTCGGCGCGGATCTCGGTGCCCGCCTCGATCATCGGCGCGCTCATCGCCGAGTGGCTGGCGACGGGGGAGGGGATCGGCGCGGAGATCCTGCGGGCGATCGGCGGCTTCCGCTACGACCGGGTGTGGGCGGACATCGTGGTCGTCACGGGGGTGTCCATCCTGGCATACGCGGTGGTGGGGGTCGTCGAGTCCCTCGTCCTCGCCCGTTTCTCCGACAACCCCTGA